A section of the Leptidea sinapis chromosome 26, ilLepSina1.1, whole genome shotgun sequence genome encodes:
- the LOC126972420 gene encoding protein farnesyltransferase subunit beta: MENPIRSYSVIQKAMFDDEGVATNSSSEQAEVETIIKKIYRHFDCLVYQDPNLPKLNKKVHSKILKSWLKQLPVNYSCLDASRPWLVYWILHALWLLNDMPDSEILSSIVNFLAHCQNKDGGYGGGPTQYSHLGTTYAAVNALCIIGTKEAYDSINRSTLQKFLLSVKESDGSFSLHKGGEQDIRGAYCAISVAKLTNIYTDLLFDKTTEWIVSCQTYEGGFSGCPGMEAHGGYAFCGISSLALLNKTKLCDIDALLRWCVNRQMRLEGGFQGRTNKLVDGCYSFWQGAVFPIVSAILSQGKQELLEDVLFDRGALQEYIIVCCQAPDGGLIDKPGKFRDIYHTCYTLSGLSVAQHGTGMGDVFVIGTQSNQINKVHPLHNIAPHMAYNAIEYFLRQPIPNIDIN, encoded by the exons ATGGAAAATCCTATTAGGTCATACAGTGTCATCCAAAAGGCGATGTTTGATGATGAAGGCGTTGCCACTAATTCTTCTTCAGAACAG GCTGAAGTTGAGactataataaaaaagatttatagACACTTTGACTGTCTTGTGTATCAAGACCCAAACCTaccaaaactcaataaaaaggtCCACAGCAAAATTTTAAAGAGTTGGTTGAAGCAATTACCTGTAAATTACTCATGCTTGGATGCTAGCAGGCCCTGGCTTGTATATTGGATACTCCATGCTTTATGGCTGTTGAATGATATGCCTGATTCAGAAATATTATCAAGTATTGTAAACTTTCTTGCCCACTGTCAAAACAAAGATGGTGGCTATGGTGGAGGACCTACACAATATTCTCATTTAGGCACAACTTATGCAGCAGTTAATGCGCTATGCATCATTGGAACCAAAGAGGCATATGATTCAATAAATAGGTCTACCTTGCAGAAGTTTTTATTATCTGTAAAAGAAAGTGATGGTTCATTTTCACTGCATAAGGGAGGTGAGCAGGACATTAGGGGAGCATATTGTGCTATTAGTGTGGCAAAGTTGACAAACATTTACACTGACTTACTTTTTGACAAAACAACTGAATGGATAGTCAGCTGCCAGACATATGAAGGTGGTTTTAGTGGATGTCCAGGAATGGAGGCTCATGGTGGCTATGCCTTTTGCGGCATTTCATCATTAGCATTACTGAATAAGACAAAGTTATGTGACATTGACGCTTTATTAAGATGGTGTGTTAATCGCCAAATGAGGTTGGAAGGAGGTTTTCAAGGCAGAACAAATAAATTAGTAGATGGTTGCTATTCATTTTGGCAAGGTGCTGTATTTCCAATAGTAAGCGCTATATTGTCTCAAg GCAAACAGGAATTATTAGAAGATGTTTTATTTGACAGGGGTGCCTTACAGGAATACATTATAGTTTGCTGTCAAGCACCTGATGGTGGCCTTATTGATAAGCCTGGAAA ATTTCGTGACATTTATCACACCTGTTATACACTCAGTGGACTATCTGTTGCACAGCACGGTACAGGAATGGGTGATGTGTTTGTCATTGGAACTCAAAGTAACCAAATAAACAAAGTCCATCCTCTTCACAATATTGCACCACATATGGCTTACAATGCAATTGAATATTTCCTTAGACAACCCATAccaaatatagatataaattaa